The following are from one region of the Oscarella lobularis chromosome 3, ooOscLobu1.1, whole genome shotgun sequence genome:
- the LOC136184894 gene encoding BLOC-3 complex member HPS1-like isoform X4, whose translation MKCFVALSSTPDVIFFDADTPFKTLIKEKAKKLGQDEQDQDEQGVNLQVVGQYFAPLFASFQVLLTAGNAYNSIKSEDGTTYVFHLFGEVTCIALCGDGDEDEDFLKRKTLAFQSFVGFFYGPVNEELKPSSVAEKNYRWKFLSKLLRQWSELTKTEQAFLTEATEQLIVKNELNAHYIKLLEESLKAISRLEDITAVHGLLLVGTRLLALFSSRAAMELNPSDILLINLVAYSTFPPPSPKLATPPPDLESRGVAFETPRPDADEIFYSPIATPVLSDPIFSGPRYSTPNVSTSGNPGSRLGSFTEADYKSISEDDQMTSADPEVENFLKGGSLPNFSSEHFSDARRQFLGRRPSLPALKEDSEDEENPEFSKKDRETFVRHKVFLKTGHCPFTPYVLHCIEIAPGIVLAVVSEIPSAQVATLICHALSFLSPLLNVIDAPMGQELGRVHVKSAMTALEDSHRRIAESARRNRKTSRIADKVRKELPLRWERLKEKGLQSFLENIVEDSSIRPMTVDPEMENATSQLVNMLHAYFKYLYFKKTKSLTDELCIEKVLAVFKDLEGDYLLAKALKNVPAIHYQQKFPGLVHFIYVDRMTNQLTAPSLDVTGGEDENAWLHQHLRKNVWRHWTNFRRLLSQGYMSASVRDSHFLYSYQLWCEDQTGSVLSWDSSSSFVRDLRPPSVISVKFYKDLLSTGYWKGQPGVAVHCYEMMCVHVGVVSTEHAAKQSKKLASRLWDESAVNSPANLL comes from the exons ATGAAGTGCTTCGTAGCCTTGAGTTCGACTCCAGATGTCAtctttttcgacgccgatACGCCGTTCAAGACACTCATCAaggagaaggcgaaaaaaTTAGGCCAG GACGAACAAGATCAAGACGAGCAGGGAGTCAATCTTCAGGTCGTCGGTCAATATTTCGCGCCGCTTTTTGCATCCTTC CAGGTCTTACTCACCGCAGGCAACGCCTACAACAGCATAAAAAGCGAAGATGGAACAACGTACGTCTTCCACTTG tttgGCGAAGTGACGTGTATAGCCCTGTGCGGAgatggcgacgaagacgaagatttTTTGAAACGAAAGACGTTGGCTTTTCAAAGTTTTGTGGGTTTTTTCTACGGTCCAGTCAATGAAGA ACTGAAGCCTTCATCGGTTGCAGAGAAAAATTATCGATGgaaatttctttctaagTTGCTCCGCCAATGGTCGGAGTTGACGAAGACGGAGCAAGCGTTTCTGACGGAA gcTACAGAACAGCTTATCGTTAAAAATGAGCTCAACGCTCATTACATAAAATTGCTGGAGGAGTCGCTGAAAGCCATTAGCCG TCTTGAAGATATTACGGCTGTACATGGTCTTCTTTTAGTGGGAACGAGATTGTTGGCTTTGTTTTCGAG tAGAGCCGCTATGGAATTGAATCCGTCTGACATTCTTTTGATTAACCTCGTCGCCTACTCAACGTTTCCTCCGCCTTCGCCCAAACTGGCGACGCCTCCACCAG ACTTGGAATCCAGAGGGGTTGCATTTGAAACGCCGCGGCCAGATGCAGAT GAAATCTTTTATTCGCCCATTGCTACACCGGTTTTATCAGAC CCTATATTTTCCGGTCCGCGATACAGTACGCCAAATGTTTCGACGTCCGGGAATCCCGGTAGTAGATTGGGAAGCTTCACCGAGGCTGACTATAAATCAATTTCA GAAGACGATCAAATGACGTCTGCCGACCCGGAAGTAGAGAATTTTCTAAAG GGGGGCTCCTTACCCAATTTCAGCTCAGAACACTTCTCAGATGCTCGACGACAATTCCTCGGGAGACGACCCTCCCTTCCGGCTCTAAAGGAGGACTCcgaggacgaagagaatcCCGAATTTTCTAAGAAAGATAGAGAA ACGTTCGTAAGACACAAGGTTTTCTTGAAGACGGGTCACTGTCCTTTCACGCCCTACGTGCTCCATTGCATTGAAATCGCGCCGGGAATAGTTCTCGCTGTCGTGAGCGAA ATTCCTTCGGCTCAAGTAGCGACGCTTATTTGTCACgcgctttcctttctttcgccTTTGCTTAACGTCATTGATGCGCCAATGGGGCAGGAACTCGGTCGCGTACACGTGAAATCGGCGATGACTGCCTTGGAGGACAGTCATCGGCGAATTGCCGAGTCGGCGAGACGAAATCGGAAAACGTCGAG AATTGCGGATAAAGTGCGAAAAGAGTTGCCTTTGAGGTGGGAGAGACTCAAAGAAAAGGGTCTTCAGAGTTTTTTGGAGAACATAGTGGAAGATTCGAGCATTAGGCCAATGACAGTTGATCCAGA AATGGAAAACGCGACTTCGCAGTTGGTGAATATGTTGCACGCGTACTTCAAATATTTGTACTTCAAAAAGACCAAG TCCTTAACCGACGAGTTGTGTATTGAGAAAGTGCTAGCCGTTTTTAAAGATCTCGAAGGAGATTATTTGCTTGCCAAAGCCCTGAAAAATGTGCCGGCAATCCA CTATCAGCAAAAGTTTCCCGGTCTTGTTCACTTCATCTACGTCGATAGAATGACCAATCAGCTGACGGCACCGTCACTTGACGTCACGGGCGGAGAAGACGAG AACGCTTGGTTGCATCAGCATTTACGAAAAAAC GTCTGGCGTCATTGGAccaattttcgtcgtcttctctccCAGGGCTACATGTCTGCGTCGGTTCGCGACTCCCATTTTCTCTATTCCTATCAGCTGTGGTGTGAAGATCAAACG ggATCCGTTCTGAGTTGGgattcttcgtcatcattcgTTCGAGATCTGAGACCGCCGAGCGTGATTTCGGTCAAATTCTACAA GGACCTATTGAGTACGGGCTATTGGAAAGGTCAGCCCGGTGTGGCAGTGCATTGCTATGAGATGATGTGCGTTCACGTTGGCGTTGTTTCAACCGAACATGCTGCAAAGCAATCCAAGAAATTGGCTAGTCGCCTTTGGGATGAATCGGCTGTAAATTCGCCTGCTAATTTACTGTAG
- the LOC136184894 gene encoding BLOC-3 complex member HPS1-like isoform X1 yields the protein MKCFVALSSTPDVIFFDADTPFKTLIKEKAKKLGQDEQDQDEQGVNLQVVGQYFAPLFASFQVLLTAGNAYNSIKSEDGTTYVFHLFGEVTCIALCGDGDEDEDFLKRKTLAFQSFVGFFYGPVNEELKPSSVAEKNYRWKFLSKLLRQWSELTKTEQAFLTEATEQLIVKNELNAHYIKLLEESLKAISRLEDITAVHGLLLVGTRLLALFSSRAAMELNPSDILLINLVAYSTFPPPSPKLATPPPEDLESRGVAFETPRPDADEIFYSPIATPVLSDPIFSGPRYSTPNVSTSGNPGSRLGSFTEADYKSISEDDQMTSADPEVENFLKGGSLPNFSSEHFSDARRQFLGRRPSLPALKEDSEDEENPEFSKKDRETFVRHKVFLKTGHCPFTPYVLHCIEIAPGIVLAVVSEIPSAQVATLICHALSFLSPLLNVIDAPMGQELGRVHVKSAMTALEDSHRRIAESARRNRKTSRIADKVRKELPLRWERLKEKGLQSFLENIVEDSSIRPMTVDPEMENATSQLVNMLHAYFKYLYFKKTKSLTDELCIEKVLAVFKDLEGDYLLAKALKNVPAIHYQQKFPGLVHFIYVDRMTNQLTAPSLDVTGGEDENAWLHQHLRKNVWRHWTNFRRLLSQGYMSASVRDSHFLYSYQLWCEDQTGSVLSWDSSSSFVRDLRPPSVISVKFYKDLLSTGYWKGQPGVAVHCYEMMCVHVGVVSTEHAAKQSKKLASRLWDESAVNSPANLL from the exons ATGAAGTGCTTCGTAGCCTTGAGTTCGACTCCAGATGTCAtctttttcgacgccgatACGCCGTTCAAGACACTCATCAaggagaaggcgaaaaaaTTAGGCCAG GACGAACAAGATCAAGACGAGCAGGGAGTCAATCTTCAGGTCGTCGGTCAATATTTCGCGCCGCTTTTTGCATCCTTC CAGGTCTTACTCACCGCAGGCAACGCCTACAACAGCATAAAAAGCGAAGATGGAACAACGTACGTCTTCCACTTG tttgGCGAAGTGACGTGTATAGCCCTGTGCGGAgatggcgacgaagacgaagatttTTTGAAACGAAAGACGTTGGCTTTTCAAAGTTTTGTGGGTTTTTTCTACGGTCCAGTCAATGAAGA ACTGAAGCCTTCATCGGTTGCAGAGAAAAATTATCGATGgaaatttctttctaagTTGCTCCGCCAATGGTCGGAGTTGACGAAGACGGAGCAAGCGTTTCTGACGGAA gcTACAGAACAGCTTATCGTTAAAAATGAGCTCAACGCTCATTACATAAAATTGCTGGAGGAGTCGCTGAAAGCCATTAGCCG TCTTGAAGATATTACGGCTGTACATGGTCTTCTTTTAGTGGGAACGAGATTGTTGGCTTTGTTTTCGAG tAGAGCCGCTATGGAATTGAATCCGTCTGACATTCTTTTGATTAACCTCGTCGCCTACTCAACGTTTCCTCCGCCTTCGCCCAAACTGGCGACGCCTCCACCAG AAGACTTGGAATCCAGAGGGGTTGCATTTGAAACGCCGCGGCCAGATGCAGAT GAAATCTTTTATTCGCCCATTGCTACACCGGTTTTATCAGAC CCTATATTTTCCGGTCCGCGATACAGTACGCCAAATGTTTCGACGTCCGGGAATCCCGGTAGTAGATTGGGAAGCTTCACCGAGGCTGACTATAAATCAATTTCA GAAGACGATCAAATGACGTCTGCCGACCCGGAAGTAGAGAATTTTCTAAAG GGGGGCTCCTTACCCAATTTCAGCTCAGAACACTTCTCAGATGCTCGACGACAATTCCTCGGGAGACGACCCTCCCTTCCGGCTCTAAAGGAGGACTCcgaggacgaagagaatcCCGAATTTTCTAAGAAAGATAGAGAA ACGTTCGTAAGACACAAGGTTTTCTTGAAGACGGGTCACTGTCCTTTCACGCCCTACGTGCTCCATTGCATTGAAATCGCGCCGGGAATAGTTCTCGCTGTCGTGAGCGAA ATTCCTTCGGCTCAAGTAGCGACGCTTATTTGTCACgcgctttcctttctttcgccTTTGCTTAACGTCATTGATGCGCCAATGGGGCAGGAACTCGGTCGCGTACACGTGAAATCGGCGATGACTGCCTTGGAGGACAGTCATCGGCGAATTGCCGAGTCGGCGAGACGAAATCGGAAAACGTCGAG AATTGCGGATAAAGTGCGAAAAGAGTTGCCTTTGAGGTGGGAGAGACTCAAAGAAAAGGGTCTTCAGAGTTTTTTGGAGAACATAGTGGAAGATTCGAGCATTAGGCCAATGACAGTTGATCCAGA AATGGAAAACGCGACTTCGCAGTTGGTGAATATGTTGCACGCGTACTTCAAATATTTGTACTTCAAAAAGACCAAG TCCTTAACCGACGAGTTGTGTATTGAGAAAGTGCTAGCCGTTTTTAAAGATCTCGAAGGAGATTATTTGCTTGCCAAAGCCCTGAAAAATGTGCCGGCAATCCA CTATCAGCAAAAGTTTCCCGGTCTTGTTCACTTCATCTACGTCGATAGAATGACCAATCAGCTGACGGCACCGTCACTTGACGTCACGGGCGGAGAAGACGAG AACGCTTGGTTGCATCAGCATTTACGAAAAAAC GTCTGGCGTCATTGGAccaattttcgtcgtcttctctccCAGGGCTACATGTCTGCGTCGGTTCGCGACTCCCATTTTCTCTATTCCTATCAGCTGTGGTGTGAAGATCAAACG ggATCCGTTCTGAGTTGGgattcttcgtcatcattcgTTCGAGATCTGAGACCGCCGAGCGTGATTTCGGTCAAATTCTACAA GGACCTATTGAGTACGGGCTATTGGAAAGGTCAGCCCGGTGTGGCAGTGCATTGCTATGAGATGATGTGCGTTCACGTTGGCGTTGTTTCAACCGAACATGCTGCAAAGCAATCCAAGAAATTGGCTAGTCGCCTTTGGGATGAATCGGCTGTAAATTCGCCTGCTAATTTACTGTAG
- the LOC136184894 gene encoding BLOC-3 complex member HPS1-like isoform X3 — protein MKCFVALSSTPDVIFFDADTPFKTLIKEKAKKLGQDEQDQDEQGVNLQVVGQYFAPLFASFVLLTAGNAYNSIKSEDGTTYVFHLFGEVTCIALCGDGDEDEDFLKRKTLAFQSFVGFFYGPVNEELKPSSVAEKNYRWKFLSKLLRQWSELTKTEQAFLTEATEQLIVKNELNAHYIKLLEESLKAISRLEDITAVHGLLLVGTRLLALFSSRAAMELNPSDILLINLVAYSTFPPPSPKLATPPPEDLESRGVAFETPRPDADEIFYSPIATPVLSDPIFSGPRYSTPNVSTSGNPGSRLGSFTEADYKSISEDDQMTSADPEVENFLKGGSLPNFSSEHFSDARRQFLGRRPSLPALKEDSEDEENPEFSKKDRETFVRHKVFLKTGHCPFTPYVLHCIEIAPGIVLAVVSEIPSAQVATLICHALSFLSPLLNVIDAPMGQELGRVHVKSAMTALEDSHRRIAESARRNRKTSRIADKVRKELPLRWERLKEKGLQSFLENIVEDSSIRPMTVDPEMENATSQLVNMLHAYFKYLYFKKTKSLTDELCIEKVLAVFKDLEGDYLLAKALKNVPAIHYQQKFPGLVHFIYVDRMTNQLTAPSLDVTGGEDENAWLHQHLRKNVWRHWTNFRRLLSQGYMSASVRDSHFLYSYQLWCEDQTGSVLSWDSSSSFVRDLRPPSVISVKFYKDLLSTGYWKGQPGVAVHCYEMMCVHVGVVSTEHAAKQSKKLASRLWDESAVNSPANLL, from the exons ATGAAGTGCTTCGTAGCCTTGAGTTCGACTCCAGATGTCAtctttttcgacgccgatACGCCGTTCAAGACACTCATCAaggagaaggcgaaaaaaTTAGGCCAG GACGAACAAGATCAAGACGAGCAGGGAGTCAATCTTCAGGTCGTCGGTCAATATTTCGCGCCGCTTTTTGCATCCTTC GTCTTACTCACCGCAGGCAACGCCTACAACAGCATAAAAAGCGAAGATGGAACAACGTACGTCTTCCACTTG tttgGCGAAGTGACGTGTATAGCCCTGTGCGGAgatggcgacgaagacgaagatttTTTGAAACGAAAGACGTTGGCTTTTCAAAGTTTTGTGGGTTTTTTCTACGGTCCAGTCAATGAAGA ACTGAAGCCTTCATCGGTTGCAGAGAAAAATTATCGATGgaaatttctttctaagTTGCTCCGCCAATGGTCGGAGTTGACGAAGACGGAGCAAGCGTTTCTGACGGAA gcTACAGAACAGCTTATCGTTAAAAATGAGCTCAACGCTCATTACATAAAATTGCTGGAGGAGTCGCTGAAAGCCATTAGCCG TCTTGAAGATATTACGGCTGTACATGGTCTTCTTTTAGTGGGAACGAGATTGTTGGCTTTGTTTTCGAG tAGAGCCGCTATGGAATTGAATCCGTCTGACATTCTTTTGATTAACCTCGTCGCCTACTCAACGTTTCCTCCGCCTTCGCCCAAACTGGCGACGCCTCCACCAG AAGACTTGGAATCCAGAGGGGTTGCATTTGAAACGCCGCGGCCAGATGCAGAT GAAATCTTTTATTCGCCCATTGCTACACCGGTTTTATCAGAC CCTATATTTTCCGGTCCGCGATACAGTACGCCAAATGTTTCGACGTCCGGGAATCCCGGTAGTAGATTGGGAAGCTTCACCGAGGCTGACTATAAATCAATTTCA GAAGACGATCAAATGACGTCTGCCGACCCGGAAGTAGAGAATTTTCTAAAG GGGGGCTCCTTACCCAATTTCAGCTCAGAACACTTCTCAGATGCTCGACGACAATTCCTCGGGAGACGACCCTCCCTTCCGGCTCTAAAGGAGGACTCcgaggacgaagagaatcCCGAATTTTCTAAGAAAGATAGAGAA ACGTTCGTAAGACACAAGGTTTTCTTGAAGACGGGTCACTGTCCTTTCACGCCCTACGTGCTCCATTGCATTGAAATCGCGCCGGGAATAGTTCTCGCTGTCGTGAGCGAA ATTCCTTCGGCTCAAGTAGCGACGCTTATTTGTCACgcgctttcctttctttcgccTTTGCTTAACGTCATTGATGCGCCAATGGGGCAGGAACTCGGTCGCGTACACGTGAAATCGGCGATGACTGCCTTGGAGGACAGTCATCGGCGAATTGCCGAGTCGGCGAGACGAAATCGGAAAACGTCGAG AATTGCGGATAAAGTGCGAAAAGAGTTGCCTTTGAGGTGGGAGAGACTCAAAGAAAAGGGTCTTCAGAGTTTTTTGGAGAACATAGTGGAAGATTCGAGCATTAGGCCAATGACAGTTGATCCAGA AATGGAAAACGCGACTTCGCAGTTGGTGAATATGTTGCACGCGTACTTCAAATATTTGTACTTCAAAAAGACCAAG TCCTTAACCGACGAGTTGTGTATTGAGAAAGTGCTAGCCGTTTTTAAAGATCTCGAAGGAGATTATTTGCTTGCCAAAGCCCTGAAAAATGTGCCGGCAATCCA CTATCAGCAAAAGTTTCCCGGTCTTGTTCACTTCATCTACGTCGATAGAATGACCAATCAGCTGACGGCACCGTCACTTGACGTCACGGGCGGAGAAGACGAG AACGCTTGGTTGCATCAGCATTTACGAAAAAAC GTCTGGCGTCATTGGAccaattttcgtcgtcttctctccCAGGGCTACATGTCTGCGTCGGTTCGCGACTCCCATTTTCTCTATTCCTATCAGCTGTGGTGTGAAGATCAAACG ggATCCGTTCTGAGTTGGgattcttcgtcatcattcgTTCGAGATCTGAGACCGCCGAGCGTGATTTCGGTCAAATTCTACAA GGACCTATTGAGTACGGGCTATTGGAAAGGTCAGCCCGGTGTGGCAGTGCATTGCTATGAGATGATGTGCGTTCACGTTGGCGTTGTTTCAACCGAACATGCTGCAAAGCAATCCAAGAAATTGGCTAGTCGCCTTTGGGATGAATCGGCTGTAAATTCGCCTGCTAATTTACTGTAG
- the LOC136184894 gene encoding BLOC-3 complex member HPS1-like isoform X2 has product MKCFVALSSTPDVIFFDADTPFKTLIKEKAKKLGQDEQDQDEQGVNLQVVGQYFAPLFASFQVLLTAGNAYNSIKSEDGTTYVFHLFGEVTCIALCGDGDEDEDFLKRKTLAFQSFVGFFYGPVNEELKPSSVAEKNYRWKFLSKLLRQWSELTKTEQAFLTEATEQLIVKNELNAHYIKLLEESLKAISRLEDITAVHGLLLVGTRLLALFSRAAMELNPSDILLINLVAYSTFPPPSPKLATPPPEDLESRGVAFETPRPDADEIFYSPIATPVLSDPIFSGPRYSTPNVSTSGNPGSRLGSFTEADYKSISEDDQMTSADPEVENFLKGGSLPNFSSEHFSDARRQFLGRRPSLPALKEDSEDEENPEFSKKDRETFVRHKVFLKTGHCPFTPYVLHCIEIAPGIVLAVVSEIPSAQVATLICHALSFLSPLLNVIDAPMGQELGRVHVKSAMTALEDSHRRIAESARRNRKTSRIADKVRKELPLRWERLKEKGLQSFLENIVEDSSIRPMTVDPEMENATSQLVNMLHAYFKYLYFKKTKSLTDELCIEKVLAVFKDLEGDYLLAKALKNVPAIHYQQKFPGLVHFIYVDRMTNQLTAPSLDVTGGEDENAWLHQHLRKNVWRHWTNFRRLLSQGYMSASVRDSHFLYSYQLWCEDQTGSVLSWDSSSSFVRDLRPPSVISVKFYKDLLSTGYWKGQPGVAVHCYEMMCVHVGVVSTEHAAKQSKKLASRLWDESAVNSPANLL; this is encoded by the exons ATGAAGTGCTTCGTAGCCTTGAGTTCGACTCCAGATGTCAtctttttcgacgccgatACGCCGTTCAAGACACTCATCAaggagaaggcgaaaaaaTTAGGCCAG GACGAACAAGATCAAGACGAGCAGGGAGTCAATCTTCAGGTCGTCGGTCAATATTTCGCGCCGCTTTTTGCATCCTTC CAGGTCTTACTCACCGCAGGCAACGCCTACAACAGCATAAAAAGCGAAGATGGAACAACGTACGTCTTCCACTTG tttgGCGAAGTGACGTGTATAGCCCTGTGCGGAgatggcgacgaagacgaagatttTTTGAAACGAAAGACGTTGGCTTTTCAAAGTTTTGTGGGTTTTTTCTACGGTCCAGTCAATGAAGA ACTGAAGCCTTCATCGGTTGCAGAGAAAAATTATCGATGgaaatttctttctaagTTGCTCCGCCAATGGTCGGAGTTGACGAAGACGGAGCAAGCGTTTCTGACGGAA gcTACAGAACAGCTTATCGTTAAAAATGAGCTCAACGCTCATTACATAAAATTGCTGGAGGAGTCGCTGAAAGCCATTAGCCG TCTTGAAGATATTACGGCTGTACATGGTCTTCTTTTAGTGGGAACGAGATTGTTGGCTTTGTTTTCGAG AGCCGCTATGGAATTGAATCCGTCTGACATTCTTTTGATTAACCTCGTCGCCTACTCAACGTTTCCTCCGCCTTCGCCCAAACTGGCGACGCCTCCACCAG AAGACTTGGAATCCAGAGGGGTTGCATTTGAAACGCCGCGGCCAGATGCAGAT GAAATCTTTTATTCGCCCATTGCTACACCGGTTTTATCAGAC CCTATATTTTCCGGTCCGCGATACAGTACGCCAAATGTTTCGACGTCCGGGAATCCCGGTAGTAGATTGGGAAGCTTCACCGAGGCTGACTATAAATCAATTTCA GAAGACGATCAAATGACGTCTGCCGACCCGGAAGTAGAGAATTTTCTAAAG GGGGGCTCCTTACCCAATTTCAGCTCAGAACACTTCTCAGATGCTCGACGACAATTCCTCGGGAGACGACCCTCCCTTCCGGCTCTAAAGGAGGACTCcgaggacgaagagaatcCCGAATTTTCTAAGAAAGATAGAGAA ACGTTCGTAAGACACAAGGTTTTCTTGAAGACGGGTCACTGTCCTTTCACGCCCTACGTGCTCCATTGCATTGAAATCGCGCCGGGAATAGTTCTCGCTGTCGTGAGCGAA ATTCCTTCGGCTCAAGTAGCGACGCTTATTTGTCACgcgctttcctttctttcgccTTTGCTTAACGTCATTGATGCGCCAATGGGGCAGGAACTCGGTCGCGTACACGTGAAATCGGCGATGACTGCCTTGGAGGACAGTCATCGGCGAATTGCCGAGTCGGCGAGACGAAATCGGAAAACGTCGAG AATTGCGGATAAAGTGCGAAAAGAGTTGCCTTTGAGGTGGGAGAGACTCAAAGAAAAGGGTCTTCAGAGTTTTTTGGAGAACATAGTGGAAGATTCGAGCATTAGGCCAATGACAGTTGATCCAGA AATGGAAAACGCGACTTCGCAGTTGGTGAATATGTTGCACGCGTACTTCAAATATTTGTACTTCAAAAAGACCAAG TCCTTAACCGACGAGTTGTGTATTGAGAAAGTGCTAGCCGTTTTTAAAGATCTCGAAGGAGATTATTTGCTTGCCAAAGCCCTGAAAAATGTGCCGGCAATCCA CTATCAGCAAAAGTTTCCCGGTCTTGTTCACTTCATCTACGTCGATAGAATGACCAATCAGCTGACGGCACCGTCACTTGACGTCACGGGCGGAGAAGACGAG AACGCTTGGTTGCATCAGCATTTACGAAAAAAC GTCTGGCGTCATTGGAccaattttcgtcgtcttctctccCAGGGCTACATGTCTGCGTCGGTTCGCGACTCCCATTTTCTCTATTCCTATCAGCTGTGGTGTGAAGATCAAACG ggATCCGTTCTGAGTTGGgattcttcgtcatcattcgTTCGAGATCTGAGACCGCCGAGCGTGATTTCGGTCAAATTCTACAA GGACCTATTGAGTACGGGCTATTGGAAAGGTCAGCCCGGTGTGGCAGTGCATTGCTATGAGATGATGTGCGTTCACGTTGGCGTTGTTTCAACCGAACATGCTGCAAAGCAATCCAAGAAATTGGCTAGTCGCCTTTGGGATGAATCGGCTGTAAATTCGCCTGCTAATTTACTGTAG
- the LOC136184919 gene encoding nanos homolog 1-like, giving the protein MAMSTRGGSGGGGIRTALSFTSADEAVTKTILSLATPTNSSPPQLFSVFHDYFGLAKLIPVAKKPDLLERGDSVGTDAASTPESPPFQREARHLEGFSDCQLLPPPPPPLREYYTSESTLGAGRGEPFYLGLPITKPCGRSGRITTNGVARSLQQRHKMLIALGRAGQRQVCVFCRNNGEDESVFATHTLRTPDGKIMCPILRAYTCPLCGAQGDDAHTVSYCPRNTKERSAKEPSDSRDTNRQVAYIRNAVGKSKKIISK; this is encoded by the coding sequence ATGGCAATGTCAACGAGAGgaggaagcggcggcggcggaataCGAACAGCACTTTCATTCACGAGCGCCGACGAAGCCGTTACCAAGACGATCCTAAGCCTAGCAACGCCGACCAACTCGTCGCCCCCCCAGCTCTTCAGCGTCTTCCACGACTATTTCGGCCTAGCGAAACTAATCCCCGTCGCGAAAAAACCCGATCTTCTCGAGCGCGGCGACAGCGTCGGAACcgacgccgcgtcgacgccagaatcgccgccgtttcAGCGCGAAGCGCGACACTTGGAGGGATTCTCTGATTGTCAGCTTCTtccgccgcccccgccgcccCTGCGCGAGTACTATACGAGTGAATCGACGTTGGGGGCGGGCCGTGGGGAGCCCTTTTATCTCGGTCTTCCAATTACGAAGCCGTGCGGACGATCGGGTCGAATTACGACGAACGGCGTGGCGCGATCGCTTCAGCAGCGTCATAAAATGCTCATTGCGCTCGGTCGGGCCGGTCAGCGTCAAGTGTGCGTCTTTTGTCGCAATaacggcgaagacgagagcGTTTTTGCCACGCACACTCTGCGCACGCCCGACGGAAAGATCATGTGTCCCATACTGCGCGCGTACACCTGTCCGCTGTGCGGCGCCCAGGGCGACGATGCGCACACGGTCAGCTATTGTCCGCGAAACACGAAAGAGCGAAGCGCGAAAGAGCCCAGCGATAGTCGCGATACTAATCGGCAAGTCGCTTACATACGAAATGCCGTGGgaaagtcgaagaaaatTATAAGTAAGTAA